One Quadrisphaera setariae genomic region harbors:
- a CDS encoding S1 family peptidase: MSVLGTAACAAVPQMPPVQPAAADPAAAAASAVASAESAGVLRTAVRASVRVRTVGCTNVRTGSGFAVDAHTLVTNAHVVAGAEQLQVDTWDGHQLAVTGSVTAAVADLAVVRTREALPATAPLADADPVGGETVTVVGYPRGEALAKATGTITGPADDPLHTAAAAVLQLEASVAPGSSGSAVVDGDGAVVGVLYAGATTGEDAYAVPVSTLRAALAAQGPADGSARC, from the coding sequence GTGAGCGTGCTGGGGACGGCGGCGTGCGCAGCGGTGCCGCAGATGCCGCCGGTGCAGCCTGCAGCGGCGGACCCGGCCGCGGCAGCGGCCAGCGCCGTCGCCAGCGCTGAGTCTGCGGGCGTCCTGCGCACCGCGGTGCGGGCGTCGGTGCGGGTGCGCACTGTCGGCTGCACGAACGTGCGGACCGGCTCGGGCTTCGCGGTGGACGCGCACACCCTGGTGACCAACGCGCACGTGGTGGCCGGCGCGGAGCAGCTGCAGGTGGACACGTGGGACGGTCACCAGCTGGCGGTGACGGGGTCGGTGACGGCTGCGGTGGCGGACCTCGCCGTGGTGCGCACGCGCGAGGCGCTCCCCGCCACCGCGCCGCTGGCCGACGCCGACCCGGTCGGCGGGGAGACCGTCACGGTGGTCGGCTACCCCCGCGGCGAGGCTCTGGCGAAGGCCACCGGGACGATCACCGGCCCTGCGGACGACCCCCTGCACACCGCCGCGGCGGCGGTGCTCCAGCTGGAGGCCTCGGTGGCGCCGGGCAGCTCCGGGTCGGCCGTGGTGGACGGCGACGGCGCGGTGGTCGGCGTGCTCTACGCGGGCGCCACGACCGGCGAGGACGCGTACGCGGTGCCGGTGAGCACCCTGCGCGCCGCGCTGGCGGCGCAGGGTCCGGCGGACGGGTCAGCCCGCTGCTGA
- a CDS encoding GlxA family transcriptional regulator has protein sequence MLRDVAVLVLPGVAPFELGIVCELFGLDRSDDGLPVYDFALVTEHPGPVVTNQGFSVNVDHGLERAASADLVVTTPVPRGTTASPAVVAALRAAHERGARFLGACSGSYVLADAGLLDGRRCTTHWKYVDHFAAQFPAATVDCDVLYVEDGPVITSAGSAAAIDAGLHLLRGELGAAGVAKIARRMVVPPHRDGGQAQFIPTPVLPPEACADDDLAALHVWALEHLAEDLSVERLAAHARMSPRTLARRFADASGTSPAAWVARMRLQRAQELLETTDLPVDEVAAAVGWGSGAVLRHHFSRLGTTPLAYRRTFAGTA, from the coding sequence GTGCTCCGCGACGTCGCCGTCCTCGTCCTGCCCGGTGTCGCCCCCTTCGAGCTCGGCATCGTGTGCGAGCTCTTCGGGCTCGACCGCAGCGACGACGGCCTGCCCGTCTACGACTTCGCCCTGGTCACCGAGCACCCCGGTCCGGTGGTGACCAACCAGGGGTTCTCGGTCAACGTCGACCACGGCCTCGAGCGCGCGGCCTCGGCCGACCTCGTGGTCACCACCCCCGTACCCCGGGGGACGACGGCGAGCCCGGCCGTCGTCGCGGCGCTGCGCGCGGCGCACGAGCGGGGCGCGCGGTTCCTCGGGGCGTGCAGCGGCTCGTACGTGCTGGCCGACGCGGGGCTGCTCGACGGGCGGCGCTGCACCACGCACTGGAAGTACGTCGACCACTTCGCCGCCCAGTTCCCGGCGGCGACGGTCGACTGCGACGTCCTGTACGTCGAGGACGGTCCCGTCATCACCAGCGCCGGCTCGGCCGCCGCCATCGACGCCGGCCTCCACCTCCTGCGCGGCGAGCTGGGCGCCGCCGGGGTCGCCAAGATCGCCCGCCGCATGGTGGTGCCGCCGCACCGGGACGGCGGCCAGGCGCAGTTCATCCCGACCCCGGTGCTCCCGCCGGAGGCGTGCGCCGACGACGACCTCGCCGCCCTGCACGTCTGGGCGCTGGAGCACCTCGCCGAGGACCTGTCGGTGGAGCGGCTCGCCGCGCACGCGCGGATGTCACCGCGGACGCTGGCGCGCCGGTTCGCCGACGCCTCCGGCACCTCACCGGCGGCCTGGGTGGCGCGGATGAGGCTGCAGCGCGCCCAGGAGCTGCTGGAGACCACCGACCTGCCGGTCGACGAGGTGGCCGCGGCCGTCGGGTGGGGCTCCGGCGCGGTGCTGCGCCACCACTTCAGCCGCCTGGGCACGACGCCCCTGGCCTACCGCCGGACCTTCGCGGGCACCGCCTAG